The following are from one region of the Microtus pennsylvanicus isolate mMicPen1 chromosome 15, mMicPen1.hap1, whole genome shotgun sequence genome:
- the LOC142836099 gene encoding olfactory receptor 4L1-like translates to MDYENGSSVTEFILVGFSGDSQLQIFFFVIFFLIYDATVVGNILIIATVTANSTLHSPMYFLLGNLSFLDMCLSTVTTPKMIRDLLAEHKSISLWGCTVQMFFMHLFGGAEATLLIVMAFDRYVAICKPLHYRTIMSHRLLHVSVLLSWTIGFIHTMSQMVLIVNLPFCGHNIVNNIFCDLPLVIKLACIETNTLELFVIADSGLLSFICFILLLLSYIVILVTVKHKSPGRLSKALSTLSAHIMVVTLFFGPCIFIYAWPFGSFASNKVLAVFYTVITPVLNPVIYTLRNQEMKKAMKKLWIQQVSFM, encoded by the coding sequence ATGGATTATGAAAATGGATCATCTGTGACAGAATTTATTTTAGTGGGATTTTCTGGAGATTCGCAACttcagattttcttctttgtgatattttttttGATCTATGATGCAACTGTGGTGGGTAACATTCTCATTATAGCCACAGTGACAGCTAATTCTACCCTTCATTCTCCCATGTACTTTCTTCTTGGAAACCTTTCCTTTCTGGACATGTGTCTTTCCACCGTCACAACCCCCAAGATGATCAGAGACTTGCTTGCAGAACACAAGAGCATCTCTCTATGGGGATGCACGGTCCAGATGTTCTTCATGCACCTCTTTGGGGGTGCTGAAGCAACACTTTTGATAGTCATGGCCTTTGATAGATACGTGGCCATATGCAAACCCCTGCACTACAGGACAATTATGAGTCACAGGTTGCTGCATGTATCTGTATTACTTTCCTGGACAATTGGTTTCATACACACCATGAGTCAGATGGTATTGATAGTCAATTTGCCTTTCTGTGGCCACAATATTGTAAATAACATATTTTGTGATCTCCCCCTGGTAATCAAGCTTGCTTGTATTGAAACAAACACTCTGGAGTTATTTGTCATTGCTGACAGTGGGCTGCTGTCTTTTATCTGTTTCATCCTCTTGCTCCTTTCTTACATTGTCATTCTGGTCACTGTAAAGCATAAATCACCTGGCAGGCTTTCCAAGGCTCTGTCCACATTGTCTGCCCACATAATGGTGGTCACTCTGTTCTTTGGACCCTGTATCTTCATCTATGCCTGGCCATTTGGTAGTTTTGCAAGCAATAAGGTGCTTGCTGTATTTTATACTGTTATCACTCCTGTACTGAATCCTGTTATTTACACACTGAGAaatcaggaaatgaagaaagCTATGAAAAAATTATGGATCCAACAAGTCAGCTTCATGTAG